The following coding sequences are from one Perognathus longimembris pacificus isolate PPM17 chromosome 13, ASM2315922v1, whole genome shotgun sequence window:
- the LOC125361614 gene encoding high mobility group protein B1-like, which yields MGKGDPKKPRCKMSSYAFFVQTCRKEHKKKHPDASVNFSEFSKKCSERWKTMSAKKKGKFEDMAKADKAPHERERKTYIPPNGETKKKFKDPNAPKRPPLAFFLFCSEYRPKIKGKHPGLSIGDVEKELGEMWNNTAADDKQPYEKKAAQLKEKYEKDIAAYRAKGKPDTAKKGVVKAEKSKKKKEEQEDEEDEENEEEEKDEEDEDEDEEDDDE from the coding sequence ATGGGCAAAGGAGATCCTAAGAAGCCGAGATGCAAAATGTCATCATATGCATTCTTTGTGCAAACTTGCCGGAAGGAGCACAAGAAGAAGCACCCGGATGCCTCTGTCAACTTCTCAGAGTTTTCTAAGAAGTGCTCAGAGAGGTGGAAGACTATGTCTgctaaaaagaaagggaaatttgAAGACATGGCCAAGGCAGACAAGGCTCctcatgaaagagaaaggaaaacctaCATCCCCCCTAAcggggaaacaaaaaagaagttcaaggatcccAATGCGCCCAAGAGGCCTCCTTTGGCCTTCTTCTTGTTCTGTTCTGAGTATCGCCCTAAAATCAAAGGGAAACACCCCGGCCTGTCTATTGGTGATGTTGAGAAAGAACTGGGAGAGATGTGGAACAACACTGCTGCAGATGACAAGCAGCCTTATGAAAAGAAGGCTGCTCAGctgaaggaaaaatatgaaaaggatATTGCTGCCTATCGAGCTAAAGGAAAACCTGATACAGCCAAAAAGGGGGTTGTGAAGGctgaaaagagcaagaaaaagaaggaagagcaggaagatgaggaagatgaagagaatgaggaagaagagaaagatgaagaggatgaggatgaagatgaagaggaTGATGATGAATAA